A genomic region of uncultured Paludibaculum sp. contains the following coding sequences:
- the dnaB gene encoding replicative DNA helicase produces MSQPSKTDQSFERGLPSNVYAERMVLGSILINSNTFITAAAALSPDDFSLDKHRRIFQRMMDLNNREERIDRVTVANELMRHAELEAVDGLTYLSSLDEGLPEIFHIDSYIAIVRDKSMLRQMIYSAQETIQRCMLAEDDPALILSHAEESLLKLGEARAKDSLLSAQQVFDSEEGGVNAFLDPGRRVQGVSTGFLKFDEMTGGMRPGELIILAARPAMGKTALALNVALHVATNKKNPKAVAVFSMEMSKQSLLTRLICSLGRVDQQRFRSGYLDREERARLGMAAADLYEAPIFIDDTSSTTLMDINAKLRKLRASNDLGLVVVDYLQLMPAPSLGRNSNRVQEVGALSRGMKLMSKDLEVPFLVLSQLSRAPEQRIGDHRPQLADLRESGSIEQDADMVAFIFRPEVYQKDREDLRGVAELILAKQRNGPTGKVPLVFLHNYTKFENAAEAFEDEHNE; encoded by the coding sequence ATGTCACAGCCTTCGAAAACCGACCAGTCCTTCGAGCGGGGCCTTCCGTCCAACGTTTACGCCGAGCGAATGGTTCTGGGCTCGATCCTGATCAACAGCAACACGTTCATCACGGCTGCCGCCGCGCTCTCGCCCGATGATTTTTCGCTGGATAAGCATCGGCGCATCTTCCAGCGAATGATGGACTTGAACAACCGCGAGGAGCGCATTGACCGGGTCACGGTAGCCAACGAGTTGATGCGCCATGCCGAGTTGGAGGCGGTGGACGGCCTCACTTACCTCTCCTCTCTCGACGAAGGCCTGCCGGAAATCTTCCACATCGACAGCTACATCGCGATTGTGCGCGACAAGAGCATGCTGCGGCAGATGATCTACTCGGCCCAGGAGACGATCCAGCGCTGCATGCTGGCCGAGGACGACCCGGCGCTGATCCTGTCGCACGCCGAGGAGTCGCTGCTGAAGCTGGGCGAGGCGCGGGCCAAGGATTCGCTGCTGAGCGCGCAGCAGGTTTTCGATAGTGAAGAGGGGGGCGTCAACGCGTTCCTCGATCCCGGCCGGCGTGTGCAGGGCGTCAGCACCGGCTTCCTGAAGTTCGATGAGATGACCGGTGGCATGCGGCCCGGCGAGCTCATCATCCTGGCGGCCCGACCCGCCATGGGCAAGACGGCATTGGCTTTGAATGTGGCGCTGCACGTGGCCACGAACAAGAAGAACCCGAAGGCGGTGGCGGTCTTCTCGATGGAAATGTCGAAGCAGTCGCTGCTGACACGACTGATCTGTTCGTTGGGCCGCGTGGACCAGCAGCGGTTCCGCTCGGGCTACCTGGACCGGGAAGAGCGCGCCCGACTGGGCATGGCCGCGGCCGATCTCTATGAAGCGCCCATCTTTATCGACGATACATCCAGCACGACGCTGATGGACATCAACGCCAAACTCAGAAAGCTGCGGGCGTCGAACGATCTTGGTCTGGTGGTGGTGGACTATCTGCAACTGATGCCGGCTCCATCGCTGGGCCGCAACTCGAACCGCGTACAGGAAGTGGGCGCCCTGTCGCGCGGCATGAAGCTGATGTCGAAGGATTTGGAAGTGCCGTTCCTGGTGCTGTCGCAGCTGAGCCGCGCTCCGGAACAGCGCATCGGCGACCACCGTCCGCAGTTGGCCGACCTGCGCGAATCGGGTTCGATCGAGCAGGACGCCGACATGGTGGCGTTCATCTTCCGGCCGGAAGTCTACCAGAAGGACCGCGAAGATCTACGCGGGGTGGCGGAACTGATCCTGGCCAAGCAACGTAACGGCCCCACGGGCAAGGTGCCGCTGGTGTTCCTGCACAACTACACGAAGTTTGAGAACGCGGCTGAGGCGTTCGAGGACGAGCACAACGAGTAA
- a CDS encoding sugar ABC transporter ATP-binding protein, producing MQKRFGGVAALRDGNLEVRRGEVHLLLGENGAGKSTLMKIVAGMQAPDGGSMLWQGRAARFANPAEAQRAGVTMVHQESLLAPHLSIAENIYLGREAGSRFGWIARRGQLEAARRLIEEHRFPLQADWAVQRLSPAGRQLVEILRAIAHGSSLLIFDEPTSSLSDAESKQVFRIVREMRARGTSIIYITHRMDELRELGDRVTVLRDGETVFAGAMAETTTPELIRHMVGRPLESVYRREAVAPGEERLRVEGLSRHGVLHDVSLQLRAGEVVGLAGLVGAGRTELCRAIFGVDAVDSGIISVRGQVAAIRSPRDAVRAGLALIPEDRQRCGLAVGLPTSQNMTLASLDRVSKFGFVDPTREAAMVGEQTARLRLKVGSPQQLAGKLSGGNQQKVVIARWMARGASIFLFDEPTRGIDIGAKIEVFHLIDELARNGAAVLMVSSELPELLQLADRILVMRQGRIVKELPGEAAQEEILRHAALDGGGTEHVR from the coding sequence ATGCAAAAGCGGTTTGGAGGCGTGGCTGCCTTGAGGGACGGCAACCTCGAGGTGCGGCGCGGGGAAGTGCATCTCCTGCTGGGTGAGAATGGTGCCGGCAAGTCCACGCTGATGAAGATCGTGGCCGGTATGCAGGCACCGGACGGCGGGTCGATGCTCTGGCAGGGCCGGGCGGCGCGGTTTGCGAACCCAGCCGAGGCGCAGCGGGCTGGGGTGACGATGGTCCATCAGGAATCCCTTCTCGCTCCGCATCTGTCCATCGCCGAGAACATTTATCTGGGGCGCGAGGCCGGCTCACGATTCGGATGGATCGCCCGCCGCGGTCAATTGGAGGCGGCCCGACGGCTGATCGAGGAACATCGATTCCCGTTGCAGGCCGATTGGGCAGTACAGCGTCTGAGCCCGGCGGGCCGGCAACTGGTGGAGATCCTGCGCGCCATTGCGCACGGCTCGTCGCTGCTGATCTTTGACGAACCGACGTCGTCGCTGTCGGACGCGGAATCGAAGCAGGTGTTTCGCATCGTTCGAGAGATGCGGGCGCGGGGCACCAGTATCATCTACATCACCCACCGCATGGACGAGTTGCGGGAGTTGGGTGACCGGGTGACGGTGCTGCGCGATGGCGAGACGGTGTTTGCCGGAGCCATGGCTGAGACCACGACGCCCGAACTGATCCGGCATATGGTGGGGCGTCCACTCGAATCGGTGTACCGGCGCGAGGCGGTGGCGCCGGGCGAGGAGAGGCTGCGCGTCGAAGGCTTGTCGCGGCACGGCGTGCTCCACGACGTATCCCTGCAACTGCGGGCCGGCGAGGTGGTGGGCCTGGCGGGTTTAGTCGGCGCGGGACGGACGGAGTTGTGCCGGGCTATCTTTGGCGTGGATGCCGTCGACTCGGGCATCATCTCCGTGCGGGGGCAGGTGGCGGCGATTCGCTCGCCGCGCGACGCCGTGCGCGCCGGACTGGCCCTGATCCCGGAGGATCGCCAAAGATGCGGGCTGGCCGTGGGACTGCCCACGTCGCAGAACATGACGTTGGCTTCGCTGGACCGCGTGTCGAAGTTCGGGTTTGTCGATCCTACCCGGGAGGCAGCCATGGTGGGCGAGCAGACGGCGCGATTGCGGCTGAAGGTTGGATCGCCTCAGCAGCTTGCGGGCAAGTTGAGCGGGGGCAACCAGCAGAAAGTCGTGATTGCGCGGTGGATGGCGCGCGGCGCGAGCATTTTCCTCTTCGACGAGCCCACGCGCGGGATCGACATCGGCGCGAAGATCGAGGTGTTTCATTTGATCGACGAACTGGCTCGGAATGGGGCGGCAGTGCTGATGGTGAGCTCCGAACTGCCGGAACTGCTGCAACTGGCCGACCGGATCCTGGTGATGCGGCAAGGCCGGATCGTCAAGGAACTGCCCGGCGAAGCGGCACAGGAGGAGATTCTGCGACACGCCGCGCTGGACGGGGGCGGGACGGAGCACGTTCGATGA
- a CDS encoding ABC transporter permease translates to MMQRLLPFVTLILLFAGLSVATPHFCTVVNLSAVIRQTAVINIMALGMTMIIVAGGIDLSVGSVMALCGLLGAMTMGQGQPILVGIGVGLLVGAVCGVVNGLLVTQLKINPFIVTLGTLGIFRGLSLIFSSGLPVQNMPRDFAYLAEGSILHIPFVLCVLFLCAAAVHVLLEHTRMGRYAYAIGSNQEAAFYSGIPVSFHVTAIYAAGGLLTGLAGMIETSRLMTGQPTAGQGYELQAIAAVVIGGGSLRGGEGSVVGTLIGAYIMGLLANGSDLLGISPYLQQAIIGAVIILAVVLDELRKRKMAR, encoded by the coding sequence ATGATGCAGAGGTTGTTGCCGTTCGTTACCCTGATCCTGCTGTTCGCCGGCCTCTCCGTCGCGACGCCCCACTTCTGCACCGTGGTCAACCTGTCCGCGGTGATCCGCCAGACAGCGGTGATCAACATCATGGCGCTGGGGATGACGATGATCATCGTCGCGGGCGGCATCGATCTGAGTGTAGGGTCGGTCATGGCGCTGTGTGGACTGTTGGGCGCCATGACGATGGGTCAGGGCCAGCCGATCCTGGTGGGCATTGGGGTGGGTTTGCTGGTGGGCGCGGTGTGCGGTGTGGTGAACGGCCTGCTGGTGACGCAGTTGAAGATCAACCCGTTCATCGTCACTTTGGGGACCCTGGGCATCTTCCGGGGATTGAGCCTCATCTTCTCCAGCGGGCTGCCGGTGCAGAACATGCCGAGGGACTTCGCTTACCTGGCCGAAGGGTCTATCCTACACATTCCATTTGTACTTTGCGTGCTGTTCCTGTGCGCCGCCGCGGTTCACGTACTGCTGGAGCACACGCGGATGGGCCGCTATGCGTACGCCATCGGGTCAAACCAGGAGGCGGCGTTCTACTCGGGGATCCCGGTGTCCTTCCACGTCACGGCCATCTATGCGGCTGGAGGGTTGCTGACCGGGCTGGCCGGGATGATTGAAACATCCCGGCTGATGACCGGGCAACCAACGGCCGGGCAGGGGTACGAACTGCAGGCGATTGCGGCGGTCGTGATCGGTGGGGGCTCGCTGCGCGGCGGAGAGGGTTCGGTGGTGGGTACATTGATCGGCGCCTACATCATGGGTCTGCTGGCGAATGGCAGCGATCTGCTGGGCATCTCGCCATACCTGCAACAGGCAATCATCGGGGCGGTGATTATCCTGGCCGTGGTACTAGATGAGCTGCGCAAGCGGAAAATGGCCCGGTAG